One window from the genome of Corallococcus exiguus encodes:
- a CDS encoding winged helix-turn-helix domain-containing protein — translation MARILIIEDEQDLAGLVDYNLRAAGFETDTANTGAGGLARARAHPPDLVLLDLMLPDVAGGEVLRMLKSDAELKKAAVVIVSAKGQEADRIQGLELGADDYVVKPFSVRELLLRVKAVLRRADAEEGPAAELVAGDISLDTSRHQVRVKGEEVILTALEFRLLRTLLERSDRVQTREVLLSDVWGIQAEIHTRTVDTHIKRLREKLGPAGDIIETVRGVGYKLSPP, via the coding sequence ATGGCGCGCATCCTCATCATCGAGGACGAGCAGGACCTGGCCGGACTCGTCGACTACAACCTCCGCGCGGCGGGCTTCGAAACGGACACGGCGAACACCGGCGCGGGGGGGCTCGCCCGGGCGCGGGCCCATCCTCCGGACCTGGTGCTGTTGGACCTGATGCTGCCGGACGTGGCGGGCGGTGAAGTCCTGCGCATGCTCAAGAGCGACGCGGAGCTGAAGAAGGCCGCGGTCGTCATCGTCAGCGCCAAGGGCCAGGAGGCGGACCGCATCCAGGGCCTGGAGCTGGGCGCGGACGACTACGTGGTGAAGCCCTTCTCCGTGCGCGAACTGCTGCTGCGCGTGAAGGCCGTGCTGCGCCGCGCGGACGCGGAGGAAGGCCCCGCCGCGGAGCTGGTCGCGGGCGACATCAGCCTGGACACGTCGCGCCACCAGGTGCGGGTGAAGGGCGAGGAGGTCATCCTCACCGCGCTGGAGTTCCGCCTGCTGCGCACGCTCCTGGAGCGAAGCGACCGCGTGCAGACGCGCGAGGTGCTCCTGTCCGACGTCTGGGGCATCCAGGCCGAAATCCACACGCGCACCGTGGACACGCACATCAAGCGCCTGCGCGAGAAGCTGGGCCCCGCAGGCGACATCATCGAGACCGTGCGCGGCGTGGGCTACAAGCTCAGCCCTCCGTGA
- a CDS encoding sensor histidine kinase, protein MPLRFTLLALLVPPLLVSTLLVLFGHPAGALAAGLVTLAGSALALGTSRVAMERQLRALTQKTQSLAAGMDVAQPAGLERTDDLAQLEDAIDTLDDKLSMRAAALNQEARILTAVLDGMAEGLWVTDAEGTVVRHNDALAEMLLPAHGAIVGQRPLALIRNEALNDAVARACHEGASTRLELTLEGLYSRTLAVRVTPVGRDLPGSSAVFHDVTDLRRLEKVRKDFVANVSHELRTPITAIRGYAETLQGGALQDTQVAPKMVEIIHRQSERLSELVEDLLELSRLEAREMTFQRTEVPLALAVSRAAEGVRPKAEGKNQQIGLHVPPGLVAMGDGRAIEQVLLNLLDNAVKYTAAGGRVDVDGAYEGGRCVVRVRDTGVGIEPKHLSRIFERFYRVDKGRSRDMGGTGLGLSIVKHLMGAMDGEVKVESQPNAGSTFVIFLPSAAGPTAATG, encoded by the coding sequence ATGCCCCTGCGCTTCACGCTCCTGGCCCTGCTCGTCCCTCCTTTGCTGGTCTCGACGCTGCTCGTGCTCTTCGGGCACCCGGCGGGCGCGCTCGCCGCGGGGCTCGTCACGCTGGCGGGCTCCGCGCTGGCCCTGGGGACGAGCCGCGTGGCCATGGAGCGACAGCTTCGCGCGCTGACCCAGAAAACGCAGTCGCTGGCGGCGGGCATGGACGTGGCACAGCCCGCGGGCCTGGAGCGCACGGACGACCTGGCGCAGCTGGAAGACGCCATCGACACGCTGGACGACAAGCTGTCCATGCGCGCCGCCGCGCTCAACCAGGAGGCTCGCATCCTCACCGCCGTGCTGGACGGCATGGCGGAGGGGCTCTGGGTGACGGACGCGGAGGGCACCGTGGTGCGCCACAACGACGCGCTCGCGGAGATGCTCCTGCCCGCGCACGGCGCCATCGTGGGCCAGCGGCCGCTCGCGCTCATCCGCAACGAGGCGCTCAACGACGCGGTGGCCCGCGCCTGCCATGAAGGCGCCTCCACGCGGCTGGAGCTGACGCTCGAGGGGCTCTACTCCCGCACCCTGGCCGTGCGCGTGACGCCCGTGGGGCGGGATTTGCCCGGCAGCTCCGCCGTCTTCCACGACGTCACGGACCTGCGCCGGCTGGAGAAGGTGCGCAAGGACTTCGTGGCCAACGTCTCCCACGAGCTGCGCACGCCCATCACCGCCATCCGAGGCTACGCGGAGACGCTCCAGGGCGGCGCGCTCCAGGACACCCAGGTGGCGCCGAAGATGGTGGAGATCATCCACCGCCAGTCCGAGCGCCTCTCCGAGCTGGTGGAGGACCTGCTGGAGCTCTCCCGCCTGGAGGCGCGCGAGATGACCTTCCAGCGCACGGAGGTCCCCCTGGCCCTGGCCGTCTCCCGCGCCGCGGAAGGCGTGCGCCCCAAGGCCGAGGGCAAGAACCAGCAAATCGGGTTGCACGTGCCGCCGGGGCTGGTGGCGATGGGGGATGGGCGGGCCATCGAGCAGGTGCTCCTCAACCTGCTCGACAACGCGGTGAAGTACACGGCCGCGGGCGGCAGGGTGGACGTGGACGGGGCGTACGAGGGCGGCCGGTGCGTCGTGCGCGTGCGCGACACAGGCGTGGGAATCGAGCCCAAGCATCTTTCCCGGATTTTCGAGCGATTCTACCGGGTGGACAAGGGCCGCAGCCGGGACATGGGGGGGACGGGACTGGGCCTTTCCATCGTGAAGCATCTGATGGGCGCGATGGACGGCGAGGTGAAGGTGGAGAGCCAGCCGAACGCGGGCAGTACCTTTGTCATTTTTCTACCCTCGGCGGCTGGCCCGACGGCTGCGACGGGCTAG
- a CDS encoding metallophosphoesterase family protein — protein MRVAILADIHGNLPACEAVLDDITKSVAPDYIVAAGDLALRGAHPRETVELLFSKCHALIMGNTDAYLAGNYLGGAYRERDHWKTELLRWTRDQLGDTLLHQLGQMPFSLRYTPRKGQDLFICHANPRNLEESLDPTLDDVAVRRFFTHLDAAACAFGHLHFPYRRRVGRMLIADVASAGIPRDGDLRPAYGVFTFTPKGWRVQIRRVRYPVRKATQALTARRVPGGPLLIHKLVEARYRHHNALMEAARRHSGLPPPGPVLRPPPGTGGARPMLAAPFENNPPPEVDPSTLPLDLDGTVTGASPLPPDALNDLDG, from the coding sequence ATGCGGGTCGCCATCCTCGCGGACATTCACGGGAACCTTCCGGCCTGCGAGGCCGTGCTGGACGACATCACCAAATCGGTGGCGCCGGATTACATCGTCGCGGCCGGAGACCTGGCGCTGCGGGGCGCGCACCCGCGCGAGACGGTGGAGCTGCTCTTCAGCAAGTGCCACGCCCTCATCATGGGCAACACGGACGCGTACCTCGCCGGCAACTACCTGGGCGGGGCGTACCGCGAGCGCGACCACTGGAAGACGGAGCTGTTGCGCTGGACGCGCGACCAGCTGGGCGACACGCTGCTCCACCAGCTGGGACAGATGCCCTTCTCCCTGCGCTACACGCCGCGCAAGGGACAGGACCTGTTCATCTGCCACGCGAATCCCCGAAACCTGGAGGAGTCGCTGGACCCCACGCTGGACGACGTCGCGGTGCGTCGCTTCTTCACGCACCTGGACGCGGCCGCGTGCGCCTTCGGGCACCTGCACTTCCCCTACCGCCGGCGCGTGGGCCGGATGCTCATCGCGGACGTGGCCAGCGCCGGGATTCCTCGCGACGGCGACCTGCGCCCCGCCTACGGCGTCTTCACCTTCACCCCCAAGGGCTGGCGCGTGCAGATCCGCCGCGTGCGCTACCCGGTGCGCAAGGCCACCCAGGCCCTCACCGCGCGCCGCGTGCCCGGGGGGCCGCTGCTCATCCACAAGCTCGTGGAGGCGAGGTACCGCCACCACAACGCCCTGATGGAGGCCGCGCGGCGGCACTCGGGGCTGCCTCCTCCGGGGCCCGTGCTGCGTCCGCCCCCGGGGACCGGAGGTGCGCGCCCCATGCTCGCCGCGCCCTTCGAGAACAACCCTCCGCCAGAGGTCGATCCGTCCACGCTGCCCCTGGACCTGGACGGCACGGTGACGGGCGCCTCGCCGCTGCCGCCCGACGCGCTCAACGACCTGGACGGGTGA
- a CDS encoding S1C family serine protease → MVGWMVGLSVVAVSLTAAGAEAPPTTPPPTEAPTVEAPPPAPYCEGEYADSYAALSPKARAFEQAMKKKYTYCVRSTAVYECLSYGAEGNVRRTRTPVSAHGTAFAYKQQAGETLLLTNEHVVEWPDVTSDARPVDGVPSGCKRVKDGLSIVENEADHYDRDDVPLSKAVVDPQLDLAVIKSKTPLTVMPWKVGRSAAVRERDVVDVRGFPLGVFNATNMGKVISAYDRDEYKEWYHDDFVIDALLSQGNSGSPVLAISCKTGEFELVGVYHAGYSRGSALNVVVGIDQARDLMTNLRRTPKRAMEDTTPLDALARARVAKRAEVSATPFFPFGSRTAAVFPRADGTLLFALYEQDFPRRVHPLLVMEDVPLPSADEGFGKVGRVWFGGERGLLERPRAEQDAELQQQLARLLDALRRDATLAFSYQDSLPGSDESRQTFDTSARLGKTLERTIVAHREMSDAAAELADRFAPDITEPATRTESVLKNPPPPGIHLGLTGEPEGQPSTGAPPRDSGARQPAKSTQGKGARTPSGK, encoded by the coding sequence ATGGTCGGGTGGATGGTCGGACTGTCGGTGGTAGCGGTGTCCCTGACCGCTGCTGGAGCAGAGGCGCCCCCTACGACTCCGCCGCCCACGGAGGCGCCCACGGTCGAAGCGCCGCCGCCCGCGCCGTACTGCGAAGGCGAATACGCGGACAGCTACGCCGCGCTGTCCCCCAAGGCTCGGGCCTTCGAGCAGGCGATGAAGAAGAAGTACACGTACTGCGTGCGCAGCACCGCCGTGTACGAGTGCTTGTCCTACGGCGCGGAGGGCAACGTGCGCCGCACTCGCACGCCGGTGTCCGCGCACGGCACCGCGTTCGCTTACAAGCAGCAGGCCGGGGAGACGCTGCTGCTCACCAACGAGCACGTCGTGGAGTGGCCGGACGTCACCAGCGACGCGCGCCCGGTGGACGGCGTGCCTTCCGGCTGCAAGCGCGTGAAGGACGGCCTGAGCATCGTGGAGAACGAGGCGGACCACTACGACCGCGACGACGTTCCGTTGTCCAAGGCGGTGGTGGATCCGCAGCTGGACCTGGCCGTCATCAAGTCCAAGACGCCCCTGACGGTGATGCCGTGGAAGGTGGGCCGGAGCGCCGCCGTGCGCGAGCGCGACGTGGTGGACGTGCGCGGCTTCCCACTGGGCGTCTTCAACGCCACCAACATGGGCAAGGTCATCTCCGCCTACGACCGCGACGAGTACAAGGAGTGGTACCACGACGACTTCGTCATCGACGCGCTCCTGTCGCAGGGAAACTCGGGGTCGCCCGTGCTCGCCATCTCCTGCAAGACGGGCGAGTTCGAGCTGGTGGGCGTCTACCACGCGGGCTACTCGCGAGGCAGCGCGCTCAACGTGGTGGTGGGAATCGACCAGGCGCGCGACCTGATGACCAACCTGCGCCGCACGCCCAAGCGCGCCATGGAGGACACGACGCCGTTGGACGCGTTGGCCCGCGCCCGCGTGGCGAAGCGCGCGGAGGTGTCCGCCACGCCCTTCTTCCCCTTCGGCTCGCGCACCGCGGCGGTGTTCCCTCGTGCGGACGGCACCCTGCTCTTCGCGCTGTATGAGCAGGACTTCCCGCGCCGCGTGCACCCGCTGCTCGTGATGGAGGACGTGCCCCTCCCTTCCGCGGACGAGGGCTTCGGGAAGGTGGGGCGCGTCTGGTTCGGCGGCGAGCGGGGCCTGCTGGAGCGCCCTCGCGCGGAGCAGGACGCGGAGCTGCAACAGCAGCTGGCCCGGCTGCTGGATGCGCTGCGCCGGGACGCGACGCTCGCGTTCTCGTACCAGGACTCGCTGCCGGGCTCGGATGAATCCCGGCAGACCTTCGACACGTCGGCCCGGCTGGGCAAGACGCTGGAGCGAACCATCGTCGCGCACCGCGAGATGAGCGACGCCGCCGCGGAGCTGGCGGACCGCTTCGCGCCGGACATCACCGAGCCCGCGACGAGGACGGAGTCCGTGCTGAAGAACCCTCCGCCGCCCGGCATCCACCTGGGCCTCACGGGTGAACCGGAAGGCCAGCCCTCCACGGGCGCCCCGCCTCGTGACTCCGGTGCTCGCCAACCCGCGAAGAGCACGCAGGGAAAGGGAGCCAGGACTCCGTCGGGCAAGTAG
- a CDS encoding chloride channel protein: protein MPEPASGAVHPDLRTGAPSPWLRRILRGLLGQERRFWVLVVGVGLISGLGAVALLAVLRFTQHLFWQTNSEHFLEGALASPGWRRFLVPVLGGALVTLVSLVVGQPLRGHGTAGIIESIWVKSGRLPFPRALLRGFVSIIAVALGAPLGREGALLQTGAASGSAMSGWLKLGPGQARVLVACGASAGIASAYNVPIGAALFGLEVLLGSFALELFGPIVVSCVVATLVSRTLIADHPSYVIPHYALTHPRELLLALMLGVLVGGASALYVRGINFTSDLLDKLPSWLTPFMPLVAMTVVGATAIAGPYLMGNGYDSVNMALHGTLPLTLLLILPLAKLAVTSLCAGAGVPGGLFTPSLFFGALLGGAFGMMVERALPGGAAPSGAYALLGMGAVLAGTTHASVSAVLMIFEMTGDYDLILPLMLAAVVAAVVSRRLEPESLYTSVLAKRDVRVPASVPHWLREEGVRSLLSPATQRVPPSAPFDEVVVLLLEQPAGADLYVTDAEGRLLGVITLDALKGHLPDHSLLQATVAADVMDTGVQPITPDLSLAEVAARFGHTELDRLPVVDGRRHLLGSLSKGDLLKRGRF from the coding sequence ATGCCCGAACCCGCATCCGGAGCCGTACATCCCGACCTGAGGACGGGGGCACCCTCGCCCTGGCTGCGGCGGATCCTCCGGGGCTTGTTGGGACAGGAGCGGCGCTTCTGGGTGCTGGTGGTGGGCGTGGGCCTCATCTCCGGCCTGGGCGCGGTGGCGCTGCTCGCCGTGCTGCGCTTCACCCAGCACCTGTTCTGGCAGACCAACTCCGAGCACTTCCTGGAGGGCGCGCTCGCGTCGCCGGGCTGGCGCCGGTTCCTGGTGCCGGTGCTGGGCGGCGCGCTGGTGACGCTGGTGTCGCTGGTGGTGGGCCAGCCCCTGCGAGGCCACGGCACCGCGGGCATCATCGAGTCCATCTGGGTGAAGTCCGGCCGGCTGCCCTTCCCCCGAGCACTGCTACGCGGCTTCGTGTCCATCATCGCGGTGGCGCTGGGGGCTCCACTGGGCCGCGAGGGCGCGCTCCTCCAGACGGGCGCGGCCAGTGGCTCCGCGATGTCCGGATGGCTGAAGTTGGGGCCGGGCCAGGCGCGCGTGCTGGTGGCGTGCGGCGCTTCGGCGGGCATCGCGTCCGCGTACAACGTCCCCATTGGCGCGGCCCTCTTCGGTCTGGAGGTGCTGCTGGGCAGCTTCGCGCTGGAGCTCTTCGGCCCCATCGTCGTGTCGTGCGTGGTGGCGACGCTCGTGTCGCGCACCCTCATCGCGGACCACCCCAGCTACGTCATCCCCCACTACGCCCTCACCCACCCGCGCGAACTGCTGCTCGCGCTCATGCTGGGCGTGCTCGTGGGCGGGGCCTCCGCGCTCTACGTGCGCGGCATCAACTTCACGTCCGACCTGCTGGACAAGCTGCCCTCGTGGCTCACCCCGTTCATGCCGCTGGTCGCGATGACGGTGGTGGGCGCCACCGCCATCGCGGGGCCGTACCTCATGGGCAACGGCTACGACTCCGTGAACATGGCGCTGCACGGGACGCTGCCCCTCACGCTGCTGCTCATCCTGCCCCTGGCGAAGCTGGCGGTGACGTCGCTGTGCGCGGGCGCGGGGGTGCCGGGCGGTCTCTTCACCCCGTCCCTCTTCTTCGGCGCGCTCCTGGGCGGCGCGTTCGGGATGATGGTGGAGCGGGCGCTTCCGGGCGGGGCGGCGCCCAGCGGGGCCTACGCGCTGCTCGGCATGGGCGCGGTGCTCGCGGGCACCACGCATGCGTCCGTGTCCGCGGTGCTGATGATCTTCGAGATGACCGGCGACTACGACCTCATCCTCCCGCTGATGCTCGCCGCGGTGGTGGCCGCCGTCGTCAGCCGCCGGCTGGAGCCGGAGTCGCTCTACACGTCCGTGCTCGCGAAGCGCGACGTGCGCGTGCCCGCCTCCGTGCCGCACTGGCTGCGGGAGGAGGGCGTGCGCTCGCTCCTGTCACCGGCCACGCAGCGGGTGCCACCCTCCGCGCCCTTCGACGAGGTGGTGGTGCTGCTCCTGGAGCAGCCCGCGGGCGCGGACCTCTACGTCACCGACGCGGAGGGGCGCCTGTTGGGCGTCATCACCCTGGACGCGCTCAAGGGCCACCTGCCGGACCACTCGCTGCTCCAGGCCACCGTGGCCGCGGACGTGATGGACACCGGTGTGCAGCCCATCACCCCGGACCTGTCCCTGGCGGAGGTCGCCGCGCGGTTCGGCCACACGGAGTTGGACCGCCTGCCCGTGGTGGACGGACGCCGGCACCTGCTGGGTTCGCTCTCCAAGGGCGACCTGCTCAAGCGGGGGCGCTTCTAG
- a CDS encoding sulfite exporter TauE/SafE family protein: MAAVLDATPFNFVAIVLCISIGAGLMGSLLGLGGGLILIPVLTLVLKVDIRYAVGASIVSVIATSSGAAAAYVRDGLANMRVAMFLELATVAGAVTGAMLAGVVSGRALYFLFGAVMAYSALAMLRKLREDGRPREEPPPDALADRLALHGSYYDVSTGGEVAYRVHRPLVGLGLMYVAGTVSGLLGIGSGALKVPAMDLAMGLPIKVSTATSNFMIGVTAAASAGIYFARGDIDPFIAGPVCVGVTLGAFAGSRYLTKLKSGSLRRLFVAVLLWVSYEMLSKGIHG, encoded by the coding sequence ATGGCCGCCGTCTTGGACGCCACTCCGTTCAACTTCGTCGCCATCGTGCTGTGCATCTCCATTGGAGCGGGCCTGATGGGTTCGCTGCTGGGCCTGGGCGGTGGCCTCATCCTCATCCCCGTCCTCACGCTCGTGCTCAAGGTGGACATCCGCTACGCGGTGGGAGCCTCCATCGTGTCCGTCATCGCCACGTCCAGCGGCGCGGCGGCGGCGTACGTGCGCGACGGGCTGGCCAACATGCGCGTGGCCATGTTCCTGGAGCTGGCCACCGTGGCGGGCGCCGTCACGGGCGCGATGCTCGCGGGCGTGGTGAGCGGCCGCGCGCTGTACTTCCTCTTCGGCGCGGTGATGGCCTATTCGGCGCTCGCGATGCTGCGCAAGCTGCGCGAGGACGGCAGACCCCGCGAAGAGCCGCCGCCGGATGCCCTCGCGGACCGGCTCGCGCTGCACGGCAGCTACTACGACGTGTCCACCGGCGGCGAGGTGGCGTACCGCGTGCACCGTCCGCTCGTGGGCCTGGGGCTCATGTACGTCGCGGGCACGGTGAGCGGGCTCCTGGGCATCGGCTCCGGCGCGCTGAAGGTGCCGGCCATGGACCTGGCCATGGGGCTGCCCATCAAGGTCTCCACCGCCACCAGCAACTTCATGATTGGCGTCACGGCGGCGGCCAGCGCGGGCATCTACTTCGCGCGAGGCGACATCGACCCGTTCATCGCCGGCCCCGTCTGCGTGGGCGTCACGCTGGGCGCGTTCGCGGGCTCGCGCTACCTTACGAAGCTCAAGAGCGGCTCCCTGCGCAGGCTCTTCGTGGCCGTCCTGCTGTGGGTGTCGTACGAGATGCTGTCCAAGGGAATCCACGGATGA
- a CDS encoding DUF1634 domain-containing protein, with protein MSSVTGEPPSPRETTTTAVAQDEVVPLTPELLISQLLRGGVLLSLSLVTCGMVMTFFRHPDYFSSSTALQRLTSPDDAPHQLTDVFEGVMAVRGQSFVMAGLLVMITVPVLRVALSLGIFRAQKDRAFAAITTGVLALLLLAFLLGGVE; from the coding sequence ATGAGCTCGGTCACCGGCGAACCTCCGTCTCCTCGGGAGACCACCACCACCGCCGTCGCGCAGGACGAGGTGGTGCCGCTCACGCCGGAGCTGCTCATCAGCCAGCTGTTGCGCGGCGGCGTGCTGCTCAGCCTGTCGCTCGTCACGTGCGGCATGGTGATGACCTTCTTCCGGCACCCGGACTACTTCTCGTCCTCGACCGCGCTCCAGCGCCTCACCTCGCCGGACGACGCGCCGCACCAACTGACGGACGTCTTCGAGGGCGTCATGGCCGTGCGCGGCCAGTCCTTCGTGATGGCCGGGCTCCTGGTGATGATCACCGTGCCCGTGCTGCGCGTGGCCCTGTCCCTGGGCATCTTCCGCGCGCAGAAGGACCGCGCCTTCGCCGCCATCACCACCGGCGTGCTCGCGCTGCTCCTGCTCGCCTTCCTGCTGGGCGGTGTGGAGTAG
- a CDS encoding SixA phosphatase family protein: MAERDLPILLVRHAVAEDSHALGDEARALTPQGRAAFRQHAKKLARLTPLMGIITSPLVRAVQTAELLADALGLSHVEVHPALVPMKGAARNVLKLALDVGPGWALVGHNPSLERAAALALGHALPDKLRKGCAVALRPEGREFTLQWMAAPGRSLRRP; this comes from the coding sequence ATGGCCGAACGTGATCTGCCCATCCTCCTCGTGCGCCACGCCGTGGCCGAGGACTCCCACGCCCTGGGTGACGAGGCCCGCGCCCTCACCCCGCAGGGCCGCGCCGCCTTCCGTCAGCACGCGAAGAAGCTCGCGCGTCTCACGCCGCTCATGGGCATCATCACCAGCCCCCTGGTGCGCGCGGTGCAGACCGCGGAGCTGCTCGCGGACGCGCTCGGCCTGTCCCACGTGGAGGTCCACCCCGCGCTCGTCCCCATGAAGGGCGCGGCCCGCAACGTGCTCAAGCTCGCGCTCGACGTGGGCCCGGGCTGGGCGCTGGTGGGACACAATCCCTCGCTGGAGCGCGCCGCCGCGCTCGCGCTGGGCCATGCCCTGCCGGACAAGCTCCGCAAGGGCTGCGCGGTCGCCCTGCGGCCCGAGGGCCGCGAATTCACCCTGCAATGGATGGCGGCGCCGGGGCGGTCCCTGCGGCGCCCGTGA
- a CDS encoding response regulator: MSHVLIVDDERDLAELIDFNLRGAGFTTRVAFTGEAALTAAREQTPDVVLLDLMLPDLSGIEVCRHLRANPRLRDVLIVMLTAKSEEADRIRGFEVGADDYVVKPFSVRELVLRLKAILRRSSSPQEGNPPLALGPLRLDVTQHRFFVEEKETPLTALEFRLLEYLMARLGRVQTREQLLEQVWGLSSALETRTIDTHVMRLRDKLGPARALLETVRGVGYRIVDPAAG, from the coding sequence ATGTCCCACGTACTCATCGTCGACGACGAGCGCGACCTAGCGGAGCTCATCGACTTCAACCTGCGCGGCGCGGGCTTCACCACCCGCGTGGCCTTCACCGGGGAGGCGGCGCTCACCGCCGCGCGCGAGCAGACCCCGGACGTGGTGCTGCTGGACCTGATGCTGCCGGACCTGTCCGGCATCGAGGTCTGCCGCCACCTGCGCGCCAACCCCCGCCTGCGTGACGTGCTCATCGTCATGCTCACCGCGAAGAGCGAGGAGGCGGACCGCATCCGAGGCTTCGAGGTCGGCGCGGACGACTACGTCGTCAAGCCCTTCTCCGTGCGCGAGCTGGTGCTGCGGCTCAAGGCCATCCTCCGGCGCTCGTCCTCGCCCCAGGAGGGCAACCCGCCCCTGGCGCTGGGCCCCCTGCGCCTGGACGTCACCCAGCACCGCTTCTTCGTGGAGGAGAAGGAGACGCCCCTCACCGCGCTGGAGTTCCGCCTGCTGGAGTACCTCATGGCCCGCCTGGGCCGGGTGCAGACCCGTGAACAGCTGCTGGAGCAGGTCTGGGGCCTGTCCAGCGCGCTGGAGACGCGCACCATCGACACGCACGTGATGCGCCTGCGCGACAAGCTGGGCCCTGCCCGTGCCCTCCTGGAGACGGTGCGCGGTGTCGGCTATCGCATCGTGGATCCGGCGGCCGGTTAG
- a CDS encoding phosphate ABC transporter substrate-binding protein: MKKTLLSSFVAFGLAVLPLTAQAGTVTVKGSDTMVILAQRWAEAFMKKNPATKIQVTGGGSGTGLAALQNGTTDIAMSSREIKEAESAKISARNKTAPTALSVAKDGVTFYVNDTNKVDALSTEQLKAIYLGDTTNWKDVGGQDAPIVPYSRENSSGTYVFVKDHVLGGEDFAPEAQTLPGTAAVVNAVAKEKNGIGYGGAAYGKGIKELKVKKGNETFAPSAENVKSGKYPLSRDLFFYLGKAPAGEVKAFIDFALSAEGQAIVTQVGYFPVK; the protein is encoded by the coding sequence ATGAAGAAGACTCTGCTCTCAAGCTTCGTCGCCTTCGGGCTTGCCGTCCTCCCGCTGACCGCCCAGGCAGGCACGGTGACGGTGAAGGGCTCGGACACCATGGTCATCCTCGCCCAGCGCTGGGCGGAGGCGTTCATGAAGAAGAACCCCGCCACCAAGATTCAAGTGACGGGCGGCGGCTCCGGCACGGGCCTGGCGGCCCTGCAGAACGGCACCACCGACATCGCCATGTCCAGCCGGGAGATCAAGGAGGCGGAGTCGGCGAAGATCAGCGCCCGCAACAAGACCGCGCCCACCGCGCTGTCCGTGGCCAAGGACGGCGTCACCTTCTACGTCAACGACACCAACAAGGTGGACGCGCTCAGCACGGAGCAGCTCAAGGCCATCTACCTGGGCGACACGACGAACTGGAAGGACGTGGGCGGACAGGACGCCCCCATCGTCCCGTACTCGCGTGAGAACTCCTCCGGCACCTACGTCTTCGTGAAGGACCACGTGCTGGGCGGCGAGGACTTCGCCCCGGAGGCGCAGACGCTCCCCGGCACGGCCGCGGTGGTCAACGCGGTGGCCAAGGAGAAGAACGGCATCGGCTACGGCGGCGCCGCGTACGGCAAGGGCATCAAGGAGCTGAAGGTGAAGAAGGGCAACGAGACCTTCGCCCCTAGCGCGGAGAACGTGAAGAGCGGCAAGTACCCGCTGTCGCGCGACCTGTTCTTCTACCTGGGCAAGGCGCCCGCGGGCGAAGTGAAGGCGTTCATCGACTTCGCGCTGTCCGCCGAGGGTCAGGCCATCGTCACCCAGGTCGGCTACTTCCCTGTGAAGTAG
- the pstC gene encoding phosphate ABC transporter permease subunit PstC, whose product MQEQDLAPPVALPMLSPAARRRQLKEKAIAALITAVAFTGIAALVLILVFVAKEALTLVTDAAAREEASFSKMFLPQMVRKGKPLGYVWQPVSGVPKVSMIPLFIGTLKTTAVSMLVAVPLGIFGALFAAEFAPRRLREILKPTIELLAGIPSVVLGFFALMVMASFLQETFGFTSRLNAVVAGLGLALAIVPVIFTVTEDALTAVPRSYREASLALGATPWETAWKVVLPAAAPGILAACVLGFGRAIGETMIVLMASGNAAIVSWNLGDSVRSLSATIAAEMGEVVVGSPHYALLFFIGVELFLFTFVLNMLAGVWTKKVIQRLKGGAG is encoded by the coding sequence ATGCAGGAGCAGGACCTCGCGCCCCCGGTGGCGCTGCCCATGCTGTCGCCCGCGGCACGCCGGCGCCAGCTGAAGGAAAAGGCCATCGCCGCGTTGATCACCGCGGTGGCCTTCACGGGCATCGCCGCGCTGGTGCTCATCCTCGTCTTCGTGGCGAAGGAGGCGCTGACGCTCGTCACCGACGCGGCGGCGCGCGAAGAGGCCAGCTTCTCCAAGATGTTCCTTCCCCAGATGGTGCGGAAGGGGAAGCCCCTGGGCTACGTGTGGCAGCCGGTGTCCGGCGTACCCAAGGTCAGCATGATTCCGCTCTTCATCGGCACGCTGAAGACGACGGCCGTGTCCATGCTGGTGGCCGTGCCCCTGGGCATCTTCGGCGCGCTGTTCGCCGCGGAGTTCGCCCCCCGCCGCCTGCGCGAAATCCTCAAGCCCACCATCGAACTGCTCGCCGGCATCCCGTCCGTGGTGCTGGGCTTCTTCGCCCTGATGGTGATGGCCTCCTTCCTCCAGGAGACGTTCGGCTTCACGTCCCGGCTCAACGCCGTGGTGGCGGGCCTGGGCCTGGCGCTGGCCATCGTGCCGGTCATCTTCACGGTGACGGAGGACGCGCTCACCGCCGTGCCGCGCAGCTACCGGGAGGCTTCCCTGGCGCTGGGCGCCACGCCCTGGGAGACGGCCTGGAAGGTGGTGCTCCCCGCGGCGGCCCCGGGCATCCTCGCCGCGTGCGTGCTGGGCTTCGGGCGCGCCATCGGTGAGACGATGATCGTCCTCATGGCCTCCGGCAACGCCGCCATCGTGTCCTGGAATCTGGGGGACTCCGTGCGGTCGCTGTCCGCCACCATCGCCGCGGAGATGGGCGAGGTGGTGGTGGGCAGCCCGCACTACGCGCTGCTCTTCTTCATCGGCGTGGAGCTGTTCCTCTTCACCTTCGTGCTCAACATGCTCGCGGGGGTGTGGACGAAGAAGGTCATCCAGCGGCTCAAGGGAGGTGCGGGGTGA